One genomic segment of Nitrospira sp. includes these proteins:
- a CDS encoding OmpA family protein has translation MIIRLSAFALVSIVMLCGNIPVSMAVEDSDGQSSQDELSVARNQLQQAKHKIDELERQLKQRIGELVLQLHAKDNELAALITSGHETSKQLRDDLASQTEEFNKAKRRIAELEQQLASAGKGQELAQAKRRVAEVEQQMAKKEQELAQAKRRVAEVEQQMAKKEQEPAQAKARGAETEQQPARKEQELAQAKHRVTEVEQQMAGKEQELAQAKRRVTDAEQQIVGKELELAQAKRRVTETELQMAEKEHELAQTKRRAAEVDQQMAGKEQDLTQAKRRVTEAEQQTVGKEQELTQVKRRVTDAEQQIAGKELELAQAKRRTAEAEQQTAKKDQELAQVKEDLKQASQKLADLNPQLTAKDAELVRTKQLLAELELNSSKQTTPPSAQEEPPSLALLPIDHNLSLTNLLGPDSEVADDGEAFLSNSELGKVSESLANLLQPELRKGSAALKQRGNRLTLALAAGELFPPGDATVTIGGASLLERIGVVLHGFRYQNIEVAGHTDNQPLRNDPRKGFRDNAELSRTRADHAVQVLVSGGLGADRIKAVGYADSKPIATNDTENGRSRNRRMEIVITQWPEPGGTVGDGKAQAGKKPQDSPVKR, from the coding sequence ATGATCATCAGGTTATCCGCCTTTGCTCTTGTCTCCATCGTCATGCTATGCGGAAACATCCCGGTTTCCATGGCTGTTGAAGATTCAGACGGCCAGTCATCGCAAGACGAATTGAGTGTGGCGAGGAATCAACTCCAGCAGGCCAAGCACAAAATCGATGAGCTCGAGCGACAACTCAAGCAACGGATCGGTGAGCTCGTTCTCCAGCTGCATGCCAAGGATAATGAGCTCGCAGCCCTGATAACCAGCGGCCACGAGACTTCCAAGCAGCTTCGAGATGATCTTGCGTCCCAGACTGAGGAGTTCAACAAGGCCAAGCGCCGTATTGCCGAACTCGAGCAACAGTTGGCATCGGCGGGAAAAGGGCAAGAACTGGCGCAGGCCAAGCGCCGTGTCGCCGAAGTTGAACAACAGATGGCGAAGAAAGAGCAAGAACTGGCGCAGGCCAAGCGCCGTGTCGCCGAAGTTGAACAACAGATGGCGAAGAAAGAACAAGAACCGGCGCAGGCGAAGGCCCGAGGCGCTGAGACCGAACAACAGCCGGCGAGGAAAGAGCAAGAGCTGGCGCAGGCGAAACACCGTGTCACCGAAGTTGAACAACAGATGGCGGGAAAAGAGCAGGAACTGGCACAGGCCAAGCGCCGTGTCACCGACGCGGAACAGCAGATAGTCGGGAAAGAACTAGAACTGGCTCAGGCTAAGCGCCGTGTCACTGAAACCGAACTGCAGATGGCAGAGAAAGAGCATGAACTGGCCCAGACCAAACGCCGCGCCGCTGAAGTGGACCAGCAGATGGCGGGAAAAGAGCAGGATTTGACGCAGGCCAAGCGCCGTGTCACCGAAGCCGAACAACAGACGGTGGGGAAAGAGCAAGAGCTGACGCAGGTCAAACGTCGTGTCACCGACGCGGAACAGCAGATAGCGGGAAAAGAACTGGAACTGGCCCAGGCCAAGCGCCGCACCGCCGAAGCGGAACAGCAGACGGCGAAGAAAGACCAAGAACTGGCACAGGTCAAGGAGGACCTCAAACAAGCCTCGCAAAAGCTGGCGGATCTCAACCCTCAACTCACGGCAAAAGACGCGGAACTTGTGCGCACAAAGCAATTGCTGGCGGAGCTTGAGCTCAATTCGTCCAAACAAACCACGCCACCTTCCGCTCAAGAAGAACCTCCCTCGCTTGCGCTGCTACCTATCGATCACAATCTCTCCTTGACCAACCTGCTCGGACCAGACTCTGAGGTCGCAGATGATGGGGAAGCATTCCTATCGAATAGCGAGCTCGGCAAAGTAAGCGAAAGCCTTGCGAACCTATTACAGCCCGAACTCAGGAAGGGCAGTGCTGCCTTGAAGCAGCGGGGAAATAGATTGACCCTCGCATTGGCAGCCGGTGAGTTATTCCCCCCAGGTGACGCGACGGTCACCATCGGAGGCGCCTCGCTGCTTGAGCGGATCGGCGTCGTCTTGCATGGATTCCGTTACCAGAACATAGAGGTAGCCGGGCACACCGATAACCAGCCGCTCCGGAACGACCCTCGGAAAGGCTTTCGGGATAATGCCGAACTCTCTCGGACCAGGGCCGACCATGCCGTTCAGGTACTGGTCAGCGGCGGGCTAGGGGCCGACCGAATCAAAGCAGTGGGGTACGCAGATAGCAAGCCTATCGCGACGAATGATACTGAAAATGGTCGGAGTAGGAACCGGCGAATGGAAATCGTGATTACTCAGTGGCCGGAACCGGGTGGCACTGTGGGCGACGGAAAAGCGCAAGCAGGTAAGAAACCCCAGGATTCCCCTGTCAAACGGTGA
- a CDS encoding IS630 transposase-related protein — MRCSSDLRQRVVDFVRSGGSKAEAARRFKVGEASVYRWLKPGGLAYKRPGPQRPHKLDWDALRRHVEVHPDRTQAERARHFQVSRHCIWNALHKLALTHKKKDRVPGARSAATETIPAPARAVLSPWQTTRPYR; from the coding sequence ATGAGATGCTCATCAGATTTGCGCCAACGGGTCGTGGATTTTGTCCGGAGTGGTGGCAGCAAGGCCGAGGCGGCTCGGCGATTCAAGGTGGGCGAGGCCAGCGTCTACCGCTGGCTCAAGCCCGGCGGCCTAGCATACAAGCGTCCCGGCCCACAACGACCCCACAAACTGGATTGGGACGCCTTGCGTCGTCATGTGGAAGTCCATCCCGATCGGACACAAGCGGAGCGAGCACGGCATTTCCAGGTGTCCCGGCATTGCATCTGGAACGCACTCCACAAACTGGCGTTGACCCATAAAAAAAAGGATCGGGTACCAGGAGCGCGATCCGCAGCAACGGAAACAATTCCTGCGCCTGCGCGAGCGGTTCTTTCGCCGTGGCAAACGACCCGTCCATATCGATGA
- a CDS encoding thermonuclease family protein: MFRTVLLVSTIASTWLMAWPTVAATDVVARVLIVHEGDHLTIHHQGRRDMIYLRDVDCPELKQPYGKQAKHATAAYIANREVIVRDLKRDRQGRMIADILLPDGRQIAHELIKEGLAWVQPGGADDQALKNMEELARAGGMGLWAEPNPVPPWKWRSTKPARHN, encoded by the coding sequence ATGTTCCGAACAGTCCTGCTTGTGTCAACAATAGCGTCTACATGGTTGATGGCCTGGCCGACGGTGGCGGCAACCGACGTTGTCGCACGGGTTCTCATCGTTCACGAGGGAGATCATCTGACAATCCACCATCAAGGCCGAAGGGACATGATTTATCTTCGGGATGTGGATTGTCCTGAGTTGAAACAACCCTATGGGAAACAGGCGAAGCATGCGACGGCTGCCTACATCGCTAACCGGGAAGTGATCGTGCGAGACTTGAAGCGCGATCGACAGGGCCGGATGATCGCCGACATTCTCCTGCCGGATGGGCGACAGATCGCCCATGAATTGATCAAAGAGGGGCTTGCCTGGGTGCAGCCGGGAGGGGCCGACGATCAGGCTCTGAAAAATATGGAAGAACTGGCTAGAGCCGGGGGGATGGGTCTGTGGGCTGAGCCCAATCCTGTCCCTCCCTGGAAGTGGAGATCCACCAAGCCTGCTCGCCACAACTAA
- a CDS encoding IS630 family transposase → MRERFFRRGKRPVHIDECGFASSTARRYGYAPKGHRVDGLVSGQRRPRTSLIAARMDGRFEEPLLFEGTCDTVVFNTWLKTRLCPRLNAQHLVIMDNAAFHTSSETAALIEATGATLLFLPPYSPDFNPIEQDFAALKKRREYHETATLDQIVKAYS, encoded by the coding sequence CTGCGCGAGCGGTTCTTTCGCCGTGGCAAACGACCCGTCCATATCGATGAATGCGGGTTTGCGTCGTCGACGGCGCGGCGGTATGGGTACGCACCGAAGGGTCACCGCGTGGACGGCCTGGTCTCCGGGCAGCGCCGGCCACGGACCTCGCTGATTGCGGCCCGTATGGATGGGCGATTCGAAGAACCACTGCTGTTTGAGGGGACGTGCGATACGGTGGTCTTCAACACCTGGCTCAAGACGAGGCTGTGCCCGCGTCTCAATGCCCAGCACCTCGTGATCATGGACAACGCGGCCTTTCACACATCGTCGGAGACGGCGGCGCTCATCGAGGCCACCGGCGCCACGCTGCTGTTCCTGCCGCCGTACTCTCCCGACTTTAACCCGATCGAACAGGACTTCGCTGCCCTCAAGAAACGCAGGGAATACCATGAAACCGCTACCCTCGATCAGATCGTGAAGGCCTATTCATAA
- a CDS encoding Abi-alpha family protein: MSDESKAVEEVAKTTGKAIDAGRQLGGFLSKYVGGSIEQAMGIVEDKLKYLRWERQVRLVERANQFLAKKGLSNPSRKVPLQIAIPLVQGGSLEEDNELQDRWATLLVNAADASSNVEVRRAFISILEDMTPLDALLLERIYSSTEILDVNAEIWTTYLPDRITLEKPNQENLRPPNHVEISLSNLARLGLIATAMAWGGFAMFSCVYRTVLGREFLKAISIGKDSS, translated from the coding sequence ATGAGCGACGAATCCAAAGCCGTTGAAGAAGTAGCCAAGACAACTGGCAAGGCCATTGACGCAGGGCGACAACTTGGAGGTTTTCTATCCAAGTATGTCGGCGGCTCGATTGAACAGGCGATGGGCATTGTCGAAGACAAGCTGAAATATTTGCGTTGGGAGCGTCAAGTCCGATTAGTTGAGCGTGCTAATCAGTTCCTAGCCAAGAAGGGGCTATCAAATCCGAGTCGGAAAGTTCCACTGCAGATAGCCATCCCTTTAGTTCAAGGCGGCTCTCTCGAAGAGGATAACGAGCTGCAGGACAGATGGGCGACTCTTTTGGTTAATGCAGCTGATGCCTCTTCAAATGTTGAGGTTCGACGAGCGTTTATCAGTATTTTGGAGGACATGACTCCTTTGGACGCCTTGCTACTTGAAAGGATCTATTCATCAACTGAAATTCTGGACGTTAATGCAGAAATATGGACGACATACTTACCCGATCGCATCACGCTGGAAAAGCCCAATCAGGAGAATCTACGGCCTCCAAATCACGTGGAAATATCCCTCAGCAACTTGGCGAGGTTAGGGCTCATTGCTACTGCAATGGCATGGGGAGGATTTGCCATGTTTAGCTGTGTGTACCGAACTGTTCTTGGCCGTGAGTTCCTGAAGGCCATTTCAATTGGCAAAGATAGCTCTTAA
- a CDS encoding response regulator transcription factor: MRSAAHRTDHKIQPKSIRLLIVEAQRLFRQSLRVLLERERDIAAVVEATDGREAHRQALEHKPDIVLLDVDMPDLDVESVTKLVRKHLPNTRVLLLARYDEDNRIVAAMQAGAFGYILKDTDCTAFLRIIRTTARGEHVLSPTMLEHLARTVPGAVRHTYEDNNILLSSLTDREQEILACASAGRSNKEIADQLCLSVDTVKTHLHHIYQKLSVEGRVEAVITYLRTH; this comes from the coding sequence ATGAGAAGCGCAGCCCATCGTACCGATCACAAAATACAACCCAAGTCCATCCGACTGCTCATTGTCGAAGCCCAACGCCTGTTCAGACAAAGCCTGCGGGTACTCTTGGAACGGGAGCGAGATATCGCCGCAGTGGTGGAAGCAACGGATGGGCGCGAGGCCCATCGCCAGGCGCTAGAACACAAACCCGACATCGTCCTGTTAGACGTGGATATGCCTGATCTCGATGTGGAATCGGTCACGAAACTCGTTCGCAAGCACCTTCCCAACACGCGAGTGCTGCTGCTGGCCCGGTACGATGAGGATAACAGGATTGTCGCAGCCATGCAGGCTGGGGCCTTCGGCTACATCCTGAAAGACACCGATTGTACGGCCTTCCTTCGTATAATCAGAACAACCGCTCGTGGAGAACACGTCTTGTCACCAACCATGCTCGAACACCTCGCCCGCACCGTTCCCGGCGCGGTGCGGCACACTTATGAGGACAATAACATTCTGCTTTCCAGTCTGACTGACCGTGAACAAGAGATCTTGGCTTGCGCGTCTGCCGGTCGGAGCAACAAGGAAATTGCTGACCAGTTGTGCCTGTCGGTCGATACAGTAAAGACGCATCTTCATCACATCTATCAGAAGCTCTCCGTCGAGGGACGTGTCGAGGCCGTCATTACCTATCTTCGCACTCACTAA
- a CDS encoding 4Fe-4S dicluster domain-containing protein, whose protein sequence is MALLITDECINCGACLPECPNEAIFETRSDAEGKGNHVGDGQGVGDNIYVITHDRCTECVGHFDEPQCAAVCPVDNCCISDPAYPEGTDVLLEKAKTLNPDKPIDPAKVWSGVRN, encoded by the coding sequence ATGGCACTGCTGATTACCGACGAATGTATCAACTGTGGCGCTTGCCTGCCGGAATGTCCGAACGAGGCCATCTTCGAAACTCGCAGCGATGCTGAGGGGAAGGGCAATCATGTGGGCGACGGCCAGGGAGTGGGGGATAATATTTACGTGATCACTCATGATCGGTGTACCGAGTGTGTCGGCCATTTTGACGAACCCCAATGTGCGGCAGTCTGTCCGGTCGATAATTGTTGTATTTCTGACCCAGCTTATCCGGAGGGGACCGATGTCCTGCTGGAAAAAGCGAAGACACTCAATCCTGACAAGCCGATCGATCCGGCAAAAGTGTGGAGCGGCGTGCGGAACTGA
- a CDS encoding FAD-dependent oxidoreductase: MNSYDVSIVGAGVVGCAIARELLCRCRAAPIRILVLEQHERPGEETSGRNSGVLHSGIHEPPFSLKERLAGEGCRLATAYALEHDVPLLRAGMIIAVSMEDVRRGLWRDISMLRRLWFNAWRTKTTVRFMAPSALRAWEPYLHACCGIAIPSVSVIDSQAFVQSLKTESEAGGAEFAFNNRVTGVEEAAGSYLISTDRQQIQTTCLINAAGLYADEIAALGMSYKKYVISPLRGEYYELVTPEKQSLIGRPVYPALPPQATGKGIHFSPRPNGRVYLGPNEMPITDKADYSSRKTPPGLFVEILQKFLPSLDERDLRWAYSGIRPRVVTNSRAKSDFIISVDREDPPLINLIGIESPGLSAALALARHVCDLPSLRSRFPSA, encoded by the coding sequence ATGAACTCGTACGATGTCTCCATCGTCGGCGCCGGTGTCGTCGGATGTGCGATTGCCAGGGAATTATTGTGTCGGTGCCGGGCCGCCCCGATCCGTATCCTCGTCCTCGAACAGCACGAGCGCCCCGGCGAAGAAACCAGCGGGCGCAATAGCGGCGTCCTTCACAGCGGGATCCATGAACCTCCCTTTTCTCTGAAAGAGCGGCTCGCCGGCGAAGGTTGCCGGTTGGCGACGGCATATGCTCTGGAACATGACGTTCCGTTACTCAGGGCCGGCATGATCATCGCTGTGTCAATGGAGGACGTCCGTCGAGGCCTCTGGCGCGACATCTCTATGTTGCGGCGATTGTGGTTCAACGCCTGGAGGACGAAAACGACGGTGAGGTTCATGGCGCCCTCCGCCTTACGAGCTTGGGAACCGTACCTTCACGCCTGCTGTGGCATCGCCATTCCGAGCGTCTCCGTCATCGATTCTCAAGCCTTCGTGCAATCGCTCAAGACCGAGTCAGAAGCGGGCGGCGCAGAATTTGCCTTCAACAATCGGGTCACCGGCGTCGAGGAGGCAGCTGGCTCGTATCTCATATCCACCGACCGCCAACAGATCCAGACCACCTGCCTCATCAATGCGGCGGGACTCTATGCCGACGAGATTGCGGCACTGGGCATGTCCTACAAGAAATATGTCATCAGCCCCCTGAGGGGTGAGTATTACGAACTGGTCACTCCCGAGAAGCAAAGCCTGATCGGGCGTCCGGTGTATCCTGCGTTACCACCTCAAGCGACCGGGAAGGGAATTCATTTTAGTCCCCGTCCAAACGGACGGGTGTATCTCGGGCCGAACGAAATGCCCATCACCGACAAAGCGGATTACAGCTCGCGCAAGACGCCGCCTGGTTTGTTCGTTGAAATCTTGCAGAAATTCCTTCCCTCGCTAGACGAACGCGATCTTCGTTGGGCCTATTCCGGAATCAGGCCGCGTGTCGTGACGAATAGCCGTGCCAAGAGCGACTTCATCATCTCGGTCGATCGTGAAGATCCCCCGTTGATTAATCTGATCGGCATTGAATCACCGGGGCTCTCTGCCGCCTTGGCGCTCGCACGACATGTTTGCGATCTGCCGTCCCTTCGGAGCCGGTTTCCGTCCGCCTAA
- a CDS encoding class I adenylate-forming enzyme family protein encodes MSPLISVPEHITRARKGEGLCPLLPWNSFADFFKSRVYDCALVNRPCLTYCDDDRSVRYTYSYAEFGTVVQLAAAFLHDHVGVRRGDRMATILFNHDVTVVLYFAAWVLGITIVPINVEESMEKKRYILQHSEASAVCCWHSYLDEVKDLQRELPSLRHVIAVNDEGFVEGPKPRTGAMVGVSSHLDTASHTPRLDDEALIVYTSGTTGPPKGVILTVENLLLDADAITDWHRFGEGDRLMCVLPIHHVNGMVVTLITPFYCKGGAVLNRKFKSATFWRRLHEEGVTCVSVVPTILEFLLDANEDLTAYKLEGFSGLICGAGPLLKDTATRFEARFGFPIRHGYGLSETTCYSCFLPNDLSCDEHRHWIGDYEFPSIGVPLRHNRMAIVDSDGHQLPEMARGEICIRGGTVCAGYFKRDDANEAAFQWGWFRSGDEGFYVRDQLGRPFFFISGRLKELIIRGGVNIAPLEIDAVLRTHPLVRFAMAVPFEHRYYGEEIAAYVVARDDVSPPTEAELLAHCRRRLPFSKCPKVVQFGQAVPYTSTGKPKRLELKTSLASALAVYRDYQFKDAKVI; translated from the coding sequence ATGTCTCCATTAATTAGCGTACCTGAGCACATCACGCGGGCGCGGAAGGGCGAAGGCCTGTGTCCTCTGCTCCCATGGAACTCGTTCGCGGACTTCTTCAAATCCCGCGTCTACGATTGCGCCCTGGTCAATCGGCCATGCTTGACCTATTGCGACGATGACAGGTCTGTTCGCTATACGTACAGCTACGCGGAATTCGGAACGGTAGTCCAACTGGCCGCGGCGTTCCTGCATGACCATGTGGGGGTACGACGGGGGGATCGGATGGCGACGATCCTCTTTAATCACGACGTCACTGTGGTGCTGTACTTTGCTGCGTGGGTCCTGGGGATCACGATTGTTCCGATCAACGTCGAAGAATCCATGGAAAAGAAACGTTACATCCTGCAACATTCCGAGGCATCGGCCGTCTGTTGCTGGCACTCCTATCTTGATGAGGTGAAAGACCTTCAGCGAGAGCTTCCGTCTTTGCGCCATGTGATTGCGGTGAATGACGAAGGCTTCGTGGAAGGACCGAAGCCTAGGACGGGTGCTATGGTGGGAGTCTCCTCCCACCTAGACACAGCATCCCACACTCCCAGACTCGATGACGAAGCACTCATCGTTTACACATCCGGGACGACCGGTCCGCCCAAAGGTGTGATCCTTACCGTGGAGAATTTGCTCCTTGATGCTGACGCGATCACCGACTGGCATCGGTTCGGAGAGGGCGACCGCTTGATGTGCGTGCTCCCGATTCACCACGTGAACGGGATGGTCGTCACGCTGATCACCCCGTTTTACTGTAAAGGCGGTGCCGTCCTGAATCGCAAGTTCAAAAGCGCCACGTTCTGGCGAAGATTGCACGAGGAGGGCGTGACTTGCGTGAGCGTCGTGCCGACGATCCTGGAATTTCTCCTTGATGCGAACGAAGATCTAACGGCATACAAGCTGGAGGGTTTCAGTGGACTCATCTGCGGCGCGGGCCCCTTGCTCAAAGACACCGCGACAAGGTTCGAAGCCCGATTCGGGTTTCCGATTCGCCATGGTTACGGCTTGTCCGAAACCACCTGCTATTCCTGTTTTCTGCCGAATGACCTCTCGTGTGATGAGCATCGCCATTGGATCGGAGATTACGAGTTCCCCTCCATCGGAGTTCCGCTGCGACACAATCGGATGGCGATCGTGGACAGCGATGGGCACCAGCTGCCGGAGATGGCAAGGGGAGAAATTTGCATCCGCGGCGGGACCGTATGTGCCGGGTACTTCAAGCGGGACGACGCTAATGAGGCGGCGTTCCAATGGGGGTGGTTCCGCTCCGGAGACGAGGGGTTTTATGTCCGCGATCAGCTCGGTCGGCCGTTTTTCTTCATTTCAGGTCGGCTCAAGGAATTGATTATTCGAGGCGGTGTCAATATTGCTCCGCTCGAAATCGACGCGGTGTTGAGGACTCATCCTCTCGTCCGTTTCGCGATGGCCGTTCCCTTCGAGCATCGCTACTATGGGGAAGAGATTGCCGCCTATGTGGTGGCGCGAGACGATGTTTCGCCACCCACAGAGGCCGAATTACTCGCGCACTGCCGTCGGCGGCTTCCCTTCTCGAAATGTCCCAAGGTCGTCCAATTTGGACAGGCGGTACCCTATACCTCGACCGGCAAACCCAAGCGCTTGGAATTGAAAACCTCCCTTGCTTCCGCATTGGCGGTCTATCGTGACTATCAATTCAAGGACGCAAAGGTGATATAG